One genomic region from Streptomyces sp. NBC_00582 encodes:
- a CDS encoding ABC transporter ATP-binding protein, which yields MSGEQGWARRLAGYAWRYPKDVVLALGSSLAGMAVMALVPLVTKVIIDDVIGAHTRDMAPWAGLLVVAALLVYALTYVRRYYGGRLALDVQHDLRTEMFATITRLDGRRQDELSTGQVVGRATSDLQLVQGLLFMLPMTIGNFALFVISLVVMAWLSLPLTLVALAVAPALWWIARRSRSRLHPATWYAQAQAAAVAGVVDGAVSGVRVVKGFGQEEQETGKLREVGRRLFAGRLRTIRLNSRYTPALQAVPALGQVAMLALGGWLAVRGHITLGTFVAFSTYLAQLVGPVRMLAMVLTVGQQARAGTERVLELIDTEPSMTDGTKELPADAPATVEFDDVSFGYDPGHPVLDGLSLEIRPGETLAVVGSSGSGKSTVSLLLPRFYDVTRGAVLIGGHDVRELTLDSLRAAIGLVPEDSFLFSETVRANIAYGRPDATDDEIRAAARAAQADRFIAELPEGYDTRVGEHGLTLSGGQRQRVALARAILTDPRLLVLDDATSAVDAAVEHEIHEALKQVMEGRTTLLIAHRRSTLNLADRIAVLDAGRLADLGTHEELQERSALYRRLLTDPDELGGVSPGHTQRVEAAEDTSVRDELDAEFDAERGVTPRLWTGDREPKDTALAGMPATPELLAQVEALPPATDTPDVDEARAVTPEDSYGLRRLLRGFGAPLLISLGLVAVDAGMSLLLPIMIRHGIDDGVTRLALGAVWTASLLALLAVAVQWAAQTGETRMTGRTGERVLYSLRLKIFAQLQRLGLDYYERELTGRIMTRMTTDVDALSTFLQTGLVTAFVSVVTFFGIMVALLVIDVQLALVVFATLPPLIIATYFFRRASVKAYELARERVSVVNADLQESVSGLRIVQAFRREGDGGARFAERSDSYRRARIRGQWLISVYFPFVQLLSSVAAAAVLIAGAGRIDAATLTTGALVAYLLYIDLFFAPVQQLSQVFDGYQQATVSLGRIQELLREPTSTKSADAPLEVPSLRGEIAFEGVHFAYGAEEEALAGIDLRVPAGQTVAFVGETGAGKSTLVKLVARFYDPTSGRVTVDGTDLRTLDITAYRHRLGVVPQEAYLFPGTVRDAIAYGRPDATDAEVEAAARAVGAHEMIATLDGGYLHEVAERGRNLSAGQRQLIALARAELVDPDVLLLDEATAALDLATEAQVNQATDRLAGRRTTLVVAHRLTTAARADRVVVMDHGRVVEDGTHDELLALDGRYARLWRTFVGAAEPEEPVGASR from the coding sequence GTGAGCGGAGAACAGGGTTGGGCACGGCGGCTGGCCGGATACGCCTGGCGGTATCCGAAGGACGTCGTCCTGGCCCTCGGCTCCTCCCTCGCCGGCATGGCCGTGATGGCCCTCGTCCCCCTGGTCACCAAGGTGATCATCGACGACGTCATCGGTGCCCACACCCGTGACATGGCCCCCTGGGCGGGCCTGCTGGTGGTCGCCGCCCTGCTCGTCTACGCCCTCACCTACGTCCGCCGCTACTACGGCGGGCGCCTCGCCCTCGACGTCCAGCACGACCTGCGCACGGAGATGTTCGCGACGATCACCCGCCTCGACGGCCGCCGCCAGGACGAGCTGTCGACCGGCCAGGTCGTCGGCCGCGCCACCAGCGACCTCCAGCTGGTGCAGGGACTTCTGTTCATGCTCCCGATGACGATCGGGAACTTCGCCCTCTTCGTGATCTCCCTCGTGGTGATGGCCTGGCTGTCCCTGCCCCTCACCCTCGTCGCCCTCGCCGTCGCCCCCGCCCTGTGGTGGATCGCCCGGCGCAGCCGCAGCCGGCTCCACCCCGCCACCTGGTACGCCCAGGCCCAGGCGGCGGCCGTCGCGGGTGTGGTCGACGGCGCCGTCAGCGGCGTCCGCGTGGTGAAGGGCTTCGGGCAGGAGGAGCAGGAGACCGGCAAGCTCAGGGAGGTCGGCCGCCGGCTCTTCGCGGGACGCCTGCGCACCATCCGGCTGAACTCCCGCTACACCCCCGCCCTGCAGGCCGTCCCCGCCCTCGGCCAGGTCGCGATGCTGGCCCTCGGCGGCTGGCTCGCCGTACGCGGGCACATCACGCTCGGCACGTTCGTCGCGTTCTCCACCTACCTCGCCCAGCTCGTCGGCCCGGTCCGCATGCTGGCGATGGTCCTCACCGTCGGCCAGCAGGCCCGCGCCGGCACCGAACGCGTCCTGGAGCTGATCGACACCGAGCCGTCGATGACCGACGGCACCAAGGAGCTGCCCGCGGACGCGCCCGCGACCGTCGAGTTCGACGACGTCTCCTTCGGCTACGACCCCGGCCACCCCGTCCTCGACGGGCTCAGCCTGGAGATCCGCCCCGGGGAGACCCTCGCGGTCGTCGGCTCCTCCGGCTCCGGCAAGTCCACGGTCTCCCTGCTCCTGCCGCGCTTCTACGACGTGACGCGCGGCGCGGTCCTGATCGGCGGCCACGACGTCCGCGAGCTCACCCTCGACTCGCTGCGGGCCGCGATCGGCCTGGTCCCCGAGGACTCCTTCCTGTTCTCCGAAACGGTCCGCGCCAACATCGCGTACGGCCGTCCCGACGCCACCGACGACGAGATCCGTGCGGCCGCCCGCGCCGCCCAGGCCGACCGTTTCATCGCCGAGCTGCCCGAGGGCTACGACACCAGGGTCGGCGAGCACGGACTGACCCTGTCCGGCGGCCAGCGCCAGCGTGTCGCCCTCGCCCGCGCGATCCTCACCGACCCCCGGCTGCTGGTCCTCGACGACGCGACCTCGGCGGTGGACGCGGCCGTCGAGCACGAGATCCACGAGGCCCTCAAGCAGGTCATGGAGGGCCGCACGACCCTCCTGATCGCCCACCGCCGCTCCACCCTCAACCTCGCCGACCGCATCGCCGTCCTCGACGCCGGCCGGCTCGCCGACCTCGGCACCCACGAGGAGCTCCAGGAACGCTCCGCCCTGTACCGGCGTCTGCTCACCGACCCGGACGAGCTGGGCGGCGTCTCGCCCGGCCACACCCAGCGGGTCGAGGCCGCCGAGGACACCTCGGTACGCGACGAGCTGGACGCGGAGTTCGACGCCGAGCGCGGGGTCACGCCCCGGCTGTGGACCGGCGACCGGGAGCCGAAGGACACCGCGCTGGCGGGCATGCCGGCCACGCCCGAGCTGCTCGCCCAGGTGGAGGCGCTGCCGCCCGCCACCGACACCCCGGACGTGGACGAGGCCCGCGCGGTCACCCCCGAGGACTCGTACGGCCTGCGCCGGCTGCTGCGCGGCTTCGGCGCCCCGCTGCTGATCAGCCTCGGTCTGGTCGCCGTGGACGCCGGGATGAGCCTGCTGCTGCCGATCATGATCCGGCACGGCATCGACGACGGCGTGACCCGGCTCGCGCTCGGCGCGGTCTGGACGGCGTCGCTGCTCGCCCTGCTCGCCGTGGCCGTGCAGTGGGCGGCCCAGACGGGCGAGACCCGGATGACCGGCCGCACCGGCGAACGCGTCCTCTACAGCCTCCGTCTGAAGATCTTCGCCCAGCTCCAGCGCCTCGGCCTCGACTACTACGAGCGCGAGCTGACCGGCCGGATCATGACGCGTATGACCACGGACGTCGACGCCCTCTCCACCTTCCTGCAGACGGGTCTGGTCACGGCCTTCGTCTCCGTCGTCACCTTCTTCGGGATCATGGTCGCCCTGCTGGTGATCGACGTCCAGCTGGCCCTCGTCGTCTTCGCGACGCTGCCGCCGCTGATCATCGCCACGTACTTCTTCCGCAGGGCGAGCGTGAAGGCGTACGAGCTGGCGCGCGAGCGGGTGTCGGTGGTCAACGCCGACCTCCAGGAGTCGGTGTCCGGGCTGCGGATCGTGCAGGCCTTCCGGCGCGAGGGCGACGGCGGGGCGCGGTTCGCCGAGCGCAGCGACAGCTACCGCCGGGCCCGGATCCGGGGGCAGTGGCTGATCTCGGTCTACTTCCCCTTCGTCCAGCTGCTGTCGTCGGTGGCCGCCGCGGCCGTGCTGATCGCGGGCGCCGGCCGGATCGACGCGGCGACGCTGACGACCGGCGCGCTGGTCGCGTACCTGCTCTACATCGACCTGTTCTTCGCCCCCGTGCAGCAGCTGTCGCAGGTCTTCGACGGCTATCAGCAGGCGACGGTGTCCCTGGGCCGCATCCAGGAACTGCTGCGGGAGCCGACCTCCACGAAGTCGGCCGACGCGCCGCTGGAGGTCCCGTCCCTGCGGGGCGAGATCGCGTTCGAGGGCGTCCACTTCGCCTACGGCGCGGAGGAGGAGGCCCTCGCCGGCATCGACCTGCGCGTCCCCGCCGGGCAGACGGTCGCCTTCGTCGGCGAGACGGGCGCGGGGAAGTCGACCCTGGTCAAGCTGGTGGCCCGGTTCTACGACCCGACGTCGGGCCGGGTGACGGTCGACGGCACGGATCTGCGCACCCTCGACATCACGGCGTACCGCCACCGTCTGGGGGTCGTCCCGCAGGAGGCGTACCTCTTCCCCGGCACGGTCCGTGACGCGATCGCCTACGGCCGCCCCGACGCCACGGACGCCGAGGTGGAGGCGGCCGCGCGGGCGGTCGGCGCCCACGAGATGATCGCGACCCTCGACGGCGGCTACCTCCACGAGGTCGCCGAACGCGGCCGCAACCTCTCCGCCGGCCAGCGCCAGCTCATCGCCCTCGCCCGCGCGGAACTCGTGGACCCCGACGTCCTGCTCCTCGACGAGGCGACCGCGGCCCTGGACCTCGCGACGGAGGCCCAGGTCAACCAGGCCACCGACCGGCTGGCGGGCCGTCGTACGACACTCGTCGTCGCCCACCGCCTCACCACGGCGGCCCGCGCGGACCGGGTGGTCGTCATGGACCACGGGCGGGTCGTGGAGGACGGCACCCACGACGAGCTCCTCGCCCTCGACGGACGCTACGCCCGCCTGTGGCGGACCTTCGTCGGCGCGGCCGAACCGGAGGAGCCCGTCGGCGCGTCCCGCTGA
- a CDS encoding S28 family serine protease — protein sequence MRKALRWLLALTVLIGTLSTAGAATAAEPGPADIKDQLLSIPGMSLIQEKPYPGYRYFVLNYAQPVDHRHPSAGTFQQRITVLHKDVSRPTVFYTGGYNVSTTPSRREPTQIVDGNQVSMEYRFFTPSRPDPADWSTLDIWQAASDQHRIFTALKKIYSKNWISTGGSKGGMTATYYERFYPRDMDGVVAYVAPNDVVNDEDSAYDRFFATVGTKECRDRLNAVQREALVRREPLEKKYEAYAVENGYTFTTIGSLDRAYEAVVLDYVWGFWQYSLLSDCDTIPSNAATATDDEIWTSIDTISGFSFYTDQGLEPYTPYYYQAGTQLGAPTIHFPHIEKKYIRYGYQPPRNFVPRDIPMRFQPRAMRDVDTWVKDHAHRMLFVYGQNDPWGAERFRLGKGTKDAYVFTAPGLNHGANVAGLTSDEKTLATARILSWAGVSSSAVSEAKPLATFDSKLDVRDVEREPTLRP from the coding sequence ATGCGCAAGGCGCTCAGATGGCTGCTGGCGCTCACCGTGCTCATAGGCACGCTGAGTACGGCGGGGGCGGCCACCGCCGCCGAACCGGGGCCGGCGGACATCAAGGACCAGCTTCTCTCCATCCCGGGCATGAGCCTGATCCAGGAGAAGCCGTACCCGGGCTACCGCTACTTCGTCCTGAACTACGCCCAGCCGGTCGACCACCGGCACCCGTCCGCCGGCACCTTCCAGCAGCGGATCACCGTGCTCCACAAGGACGTCAGCCGCCCCACGGTGTTCTACACCGGCGGCTACAACGTCTCCACCACGCCCAGCCGCCGTGAGCCGACCCAGATCGTCGACGGCAACCAGGTCTCCATGGAGTACCGCTTCTTCACCCCGTCCCGCCCCGACCCGGCCGACTGGTCCACGCTGGACATCTGGCAGGCGGCGAGCGACCAGCACCGCATCTTCACGGCGCTGAAGAAGATCTACTCCAAGAACTGGATCTCCACGGGCGGCTCCAAGGGCGGCATGACCGCGACCTACTACGAGCGCTTCTACCCGCGCGACATGGACGGCGTGGTGGCCTACGTCGCCCCCAACGACGTCGTCAACGACGAGGACTCCGCCTACGACCGCTTCTTCGCGACCGTCGGCACCAAGGAGTGCCGCGACCGTCTGAACGCGGTGCAGCGCGAGGCGCTGGTGCGCCGTGAGCCGCTGGAGAAGAAGTACGAGGCCTACGCGGTGGAGAACGGCTACACCTTCACCACCATCGGCAGCCTGGACCGCGCCTACGAGGCCGTCGTCCTCGACTACGTCTGGGGCTTCTGGCAGTACAGCCTGCTGTCGGACTGCGACACGATCCCGTCGAACGCGGCCACCGCCACCGACGACGAGATCTGGACGTCGATCGACACGATCTCCGGCTTCTCGTTCTACACGGACCAGGGACTGGAGCCCTACACCCCGTACTACTACCAGGCGGGCACCCAACTCGGCGCGCCCACCATCCACTTCCCGCACATCGAGAAGAAGTACATCCGCTACGGCTACCAGCCCCCGCGCAACTTCGTCCCGCGCGACATCCCCATGCGCTTCCAGCCCCGGGCCATGCGTGACGTCGACACCTGGGTGAAGGACCACGCCCACCGGATGCTCTTCGTCTACGGCCAGAACGACCCCTGGGGCGCGGAACGCTTCCGCCTCGGCAAGGGCACGAAGGACGCGTACGTCTTCACGGCGCCCGGCCTCAACCACGGTGCGAACGTGGCGGGTCTGACGTCCGACGAGAAGACCCTCGCCACGGCCCGCATCCTGTCCTGGGCGGGCGTGTCGTCCTCCGCCGTCTCCGAGGCGAAGCCCCTGGCGACGTTCGACTCGAAGCTGGACGTCCGGGACGTGGAACGGGAGCCGACGCTGCGTCCCTGA
- the aroA gene encoding 3-phosphoshikimate 1-carboxyvinyltransferase, producing the protein MALVDIPGSKSITARALFLAAAADGVTTLQRPLRSDDTEGFAEGLARLGYRVGRTPDSWQVDGRPQGPAVAEADVYCRDGATTARFLPTLAAAGHGTYRFDASPQMRRRPLLPLTRALRDLGVDLRHEEAEGHHPLTVTARGVEGGEVVLDAGQSSQYLTALLLLGPLTRTGLRITVTDLVSVPYVEITLAMMRSFGVEVGREGDTYVVPPGGYRATTYAIEPDASTSSYFFAAAALTGGEVTVAGLGEGALQGDLGFVEVLRRMGALVEVGADRTTVKGAGELHGVTVNMRDISDTMPTLAAIAPFASGPVRIEDVANTRVKECDRLDACAENLRRLGVDVATGEDWIEIRPGTPRGAEIKTYGDHRIVMSFAVAGLRTPGISFDDPGCVRKTFPGFHEAFARLKGEIVG; encoded by the coding sequence ATGGCCCTCGTCGACATTCCCGGTTCCAAGTCCATCACCGCCCGTGCCCTGTTCCTCGCGGCCGCCGCCGACGGTGTCACCACCCTCCAGCGGCCCCTGCGGTCGGACGACACGGAGGGCTTCGCCGAAGGGCTGGCCCGGCTCGGCTACCGCGTCGGCCGCACCCCGGACAGCTGGCAGGTCGACGGCCGCCCCCAGGGCCCCGCCGTCGCCGAGGCCGACGTCTACTGCCGGGACGGCGCGACGACCGCCCGCTTCCTGCCCACCCTCGCCGCCGCCGGCCACGGCACCTACCGCTTCGACGCCTCGCCCCAGATGCGCCGCCGCCCCCTGCTCCCGCTCACCCGCGCCCTGCGCGACCTCGGCGTGGACCTGCGGCACGAGGAGGCGGAGGGCCACCACCCGCTCACCGTCACCGCGCGCGGCGTCGAGGGCGGCGAGGTGGTGCTGGACGCCGGCCAGTCCTCCCAGTACCTGACCGCCCTCCTCCTGCTCGGCCCGCTCACCCGCACCGGCCTGCGCATCACCGTCACCGACCTGGTCTCCGTGCCGTACGTGGAGATCACCCTCGCGATGATGCGGTCGTTCGGCGTGGAGGTCGGCCGCGAGGGCGACACCTACGTCGTCCCGCCGGGCGGCTACCGCGCCACCACGTACGCGATCGAACCCGACGCCTCCACCTCCAGCTACTTCTTCGCCGCCGCCGCGCTCACCGGCGGCGAGGTCACCGTGGCCGGCCTCGGCGAGGGCGCGCTCCAGGGCGACCTGGGCTTCGTGGAGGTGCTGCGGCGGATGGGCGCGCTGGTGGAGGTCGGCGCGGACCGCACGACGGTGAAGGGCGCCGGCGAACTCCACGGCGTCACCGTCAACATGCGGGACATCTCCGACACCATGCCGACCCTCGCCGCGATCGCCCCCTTCGCCTCCGGGCCCGTCCGCATCGAGGACGTGGCGAACACCCGCGTCAAGGAGTGCGACCGCCTCGACGCCTGCGCGGAGAACCTGCGCCGCCTCGGCGTGGACGTGGCGACCGGCGAGGACTGGATCGAGATCCGGCCGGGGACGCCCCGGGGCGCCGAGATCAAGACGTACGGCGACCACCGCATCGTCATGTCCTTCGCGGTGGCCGGTCTGCGCACCCCCGGAATCTCGTTCGACGACCCGGGCTGCGTCCGCAAGACCTTCCCCGGTTTCCACGAGGCGTTCGCGCGGTTGAAGGGGGAGATCGTCGGGTGA
- a CDS encoding LysR family transcriptional regulator: MLDLQRLRALHAVSVHGTVGAAAAALGYTPSAVSQQIAKLERETRTVLLEREGRGIRLTDQALQLAATAKELLAIMERAETELEERRGVPAGRLDIAAFPSAARGLLPSVLAELARAHPALDARLCEVDPHLSVDLVAKGAVDLAVAHDWDIAPLPAPAGVEQAVIGDDLCDLLVPEGHPFAGRTAVRREELGGERWICQPPGRVCHDWLVRTLRTAGHEPDVVHTAEENPTLVALVAAGLGVALIPRLGRGPLPEGVVEVPLDPMPVRRLYALWRTGAARRPAIAETVRVLRERWPVPAREEQ; encoded by the coding sequence GTGCTCGATCTCCAGCGTCTGCGCGCCCTGCACGCCGTGTCCGTCCACGGCACCGTCGGCGCGGCCGCCGCCGCGCTCGGCTACACGCCCTCCGCCGTGTCCCAGCAGATCGCCAAGCTGGAGCGGGAGACCCGGACGGTCCTTCTGGAACGGGAGGGACGCGGTATCCGCCTCACCGACCAGGCGCTTCAACTCGCGGCCACTGCAAAGGAGTTGCTGGCGATCATGGAGCGCGCCGAGACCGAGCTGGAGGAGCGGCGCGGGGTGCCCGCCGGGCGGCTGGACATCGCCGCGTTCCCGTCGGCGGCGCGCGGCCTGCTGCCGTCCGTCCTCGCCGAGCTCGCCCGCGCCCACCCCGCCCTGGACGCCCGGCTCTGCGAGGTGGACCCGCATCTGTCGGTGGACCTGGTCGCGAAGGGGGCGGTGGACCTCGCGGTCGCGCACGACTGGGACATCGCCCCGCTGCCCGCCCCGGCGGGTGTCGAGCAGGCGGTGATCGGGGACGACCTGTGCGATCTGCTGGTCCCCGAGGGCCATCCCTTCGCGGGGCGTACGGCGGTACGGCGGGAGGAGCTGGGCGGCGAGCGGTGGATCTGCCAGCCGCCCGGCCGGGTCTGCCACGACTGGCTGGTGCGCACCCTGCGCACGGCCGGCCATGAGCCGGACGTCGTCCACACGGCCGAGGAGAACCCGACCCTCGTCGCCCTGGTCGCCGCAGGCCTCGGTGTCGCGCTCATCCCCCGGCTGGGCCGGGGCCCTCTGCCGGAGGGGGTCGTCGAGGTCCCGCTCGACCCGATGCCCGTGCGCCGGCTGTACGCGCTGTGGCGCACGGGGGCGGCCCGGCGGCCGGCGATCGCGGAGACGGTACGGGTACTGCGGGAGCGGTGGCCGGTCCCGGCCCGGGAAGAACAGTAG
- a CDS encoding haloalkane dehalogenase, translating into MPTTSVLDSFLHHEETGAGTDGTAFVFLHGNPSSSHTWRHVLPGIGAGRLLAPDLIGMGRSGKPDLAHRFDDHARYLDAWFDALGLDRVVLVGHDWGGALGFDWAARHPERVRGLAFFETFVKPPARDELTPQALARAETIRSEAGEAMLDENLFVRQAYSGGVLTPASAADLETYLAPYPTRESRRPLLAWARQMPVDGEPAELVARIEAYDAWLAKSDDVPKLLLTFEGSPTLLVGPETADWCARNIAALETVACGPAGHHATEDRPAEIAAAVSAWADRHGLRDL; encoded by the coding sequence ATGCCTACGACATCCGTGCTCGACTCGTTCCTCCACCACGAGGAGACCGGCGCCGGAACCGACGGGACCGCCTTCGTGTTCCTGCACGGCAACCCCTCCTCCTCGCACACCTGGCGCCATGTCCTCCCCGGCATCGGCGCGGGCCGGCTCCTCGCGCCCGACCTCATCGGCATGGGCCGCTCCGGCAAGCCCGACCTCGCCCACCGCTTCGACGACCACGCCCGTTATCTGGACGCCTGGTTCGACGCGCTCGGCCTGGACCGGGTGGTGCTGGTGGGGCACGACTGGGGCGGCGCCCTCGGGTTCGACTGGGCCGCGCGGCACCCGGAGCGGGTGCGCGGCCTCGCCTTCTTCGAGACCTTCGTCAAGCCGCCGGCCCGCGACGAGCTGACGCCGCAGGCCCTGGCACGCGCCGAGACGATCCGCTCGGAGGCGGGCGAGGCGATGCTCGACGAGAACCTCTTCGTACGACAGGCCTACTCCGGCGGTGTCCTCACCCCGGCCTCCGCCGCCGATCTGGAGACCTACCTCGCGCCGTACCCCACCCGGGAGAGCCGCCGCCCGCTGCTCGCCTGGGCCCGGCAGATGCCGGTCGACGGCGAACCGGCCGAACTCGTCGCGCGGATCGAGGCGTACGACGCCTGGCTCGCGAAGAGCGACGACGTACCGAAGCTGCTGCTCACCTTCGAGGGCTCACCCACGCTGCTCGTCGGGCCGGAGACCGCCGACTGGTGCGCCCGGAACATCGCCGCCCTGGAGACGGTGGCGTGCGGCCCCGCCGGACATCACGCGACGGAGGACCGGCCGGCCGAGATCGCCGCGGCGGTGTCCGCGTGGGCGGACCGGCACGGCCTGCGGGACCTGTGA
- a CDS encoding glycoside hydrolase family 3 protein, translating to MPSRRTVLAAGAGVTAAFAVGGTARADADRPAAVLSRMTPEEKVGQLFVARVYGHSATEPDQADIDANLGELGVRTAAELVAKYRVGGIIYFSWAHNTRDPRQIAELSDGIQRAALGQPRGVPVLIATDQEHGIVCRIGRPATLFPGAMALGAGGSTADARTLGRIAGRELRALGVRQNYSPVADVNVNPANPVIGVRSFGADPEAVAALVAEEVRGYQDAGVAATAKHFPGHGDTAVDSHTGFPVITHTREVWERLDAVPFRAAIAAGVDAIMTGHLLVPALDASGDPATLSRPILTGILRERLGHDGVVVTDALGMAGVRTKYGDDRVPVLALKAGVDQLLDPPDLAVAWNAVLKAVQEGELTEERLDESVLRILRLKERLGLLAEPYADPAAVGRVVGRAEHLAEAERITARTTTLLVNEGPLLPLSPAAHPRLLVVGADPASPSGTTGPPTAVLAAALTALGFTATALSTGTDPSAETIERAVTAAGEADAVVVATCNVTAASPQRTLVERLTATGRPVVAVAVRNPYDVAHLPSVPAFLAAYSWTDVELRAAARVIAGAARPQGRLPVPVQRADDPTQVLHPLGHGLTY from the coding sequence ATGCCCTCCCGACGTACCGTCCTCGCCGCCGGCGCGGGTGTCACCGCGGCGTTCGCCGTCGGCGGCACGGCCCGGGCCGACGCCGACCGCCCGGCCGCCGTGCTGTCCCGGATGACGCCGGAGGAGAAGGTCGGCCAGCTGTTCGTGGCCCGGGTGTACGGCCACTCGGCGACCGAACCCGACCAGGCCGACATCGACGCCAACCTCGGGGAACTCGGCGTCCGCACGGCAGCCGAGCTGGTCGCGAAGTACCGCGTGGGCGGGATCATCTACTTCTCCTGGGCGCACAACACGCGTGACCCGCGGCAGATCGCCGAGCTCTCCGACGGCATCCAGCGCGCCGCGCTCGGGCAGCCGCGCGGTGTGCCCGTGCTGATCGCCACGGACCAGGAGCACGGCATCGTCTGCCGGATCGGCCGGCCGGCCACCCTCTTCCCCGGCGCCATGGCCCTCGGCGCGGGGGGCTCCACGGCCGACGCCCGCACCCTCGGCCGGATCGCGGGCCGTGAGCTGCGCGCCCTGGGCGTACGGCAGAACTACTCCCCCGTGGCCGACGTGAACGTGAACCCGGCCAACCCGGTCATCGGCGTGCGTTCGTTCGGCGCGGACCCGGAGGCGGTGGCCGCGCTGGTCGCCGAGGAGGTCAGGGGGTATCAGGACGCGGGGGTCGCGGCCACGGCCAAGCACTTCCCGGGGCACGGGGACACCGCCGTCGACAGTCACACCGGCTTCCCGGTCATCACCCACACCCGTGAGGTCTGGGAACGTCTGGACGCGGTTCCCTTCCGGGCGGCGATCGCGGCCGGCGTCGACGCGATCATGACCGGGCACCTCCTGGTCCCGGCCCTCGACGCCTCCGGTGACCCGGCCACCCTCTCCCGCCCCATCCTCACCGGCATCCTGCGCGAACGCCTCGGCCACGACGGGGTCGTGGTCACCGACGCCCTCGGCATGGCGGGCGTCCGCACCAAGTACGGCGACGACCGTGTCCCCGTGCTCGCGCTCAAGGCGGGCGTGGACCAGCTCCTCGACCCGCCCGACCTCGCCGTCGCCTGGAACGCGGTCCTGAAGGCCGTACAGGAAGGGGAACTCACCGAGGAACGGCTCGACGAGTCCGTGCTGCGGATCCTGCGGCTGAAGGAGCGACTCGGGCTGCTCGCCGAGCCGTACGCCGACCCCGCCGCCGTCGGCCGGGTGGTCGGCCGCGCGGAGCATCTCGCGGAGGCCGAGCGGATCACCGCGCGGACGACGACCCTGCTCGTCAACGAGGGTCCGCTGCTCCCCCTCTCGCCCGCCGCGCACCCCCGGCTCCTGGTCGTGGGCGCCGACCCGGCCTCCCCGTCCGGCACCACCGGTCCGCCCACCGCCGTCCTGGCCGCCGCCCTCACCGCCCTCGGCTTCACGGCGACGGCCCTGTCGACCGGCACGGATCCGTCCGCCGAGACGATCGAACGGGCCGTCACGGCGGCGGGCGAGGCTGACGCGGTCGTCGTGGCCACCTGCAACGTCACCGCCGCGAGCCCCCAGCGCACCCTCGTCGAACGGCTGACGGCCACCGGCCGCCCGGTGGTGGCGGTGGCCGTGCGCAACCCGTACGACGTCGCCCATCTCCCGTCCGTACCAGCCTTCCTGGCGGCCTACTCCTGGACCGACGTCGAACTGCGCGCCGCCGCCCGGGTGATCGCGGGCGCGGCCAGGCCGCAGGGACGGCTCCCGGTGCCGGTGCAACGGGCGGACGACCCGACCCAGGTCCTCCATCCCCTGGGTCACGGCCTCACGTACTAG
- a CDS encoding EamA family transporter: protein MRPAHLALAVLVAAVWGVNFTVIEIGLGHFPPLLFSALRFLVAALPAVFLVGRPKVAWKWIVAVGLVLGVAKFGLLFLSMDTGMPAGLSSLVLQIQAVFTAALAFAVLGERPTPLRILGMLIALAGIGVAALDEGSSGPLGAFALCVAAAACWGVSNVITRKAAPPDSLNFMVWVSTVPVLPLLALSLLTEGPSRDYDALRALDWQGAGTVVYVAWVTTVFGFGAWGRLLRRHPASTVAPFSLLVPVFGMSSAALFLGEPVSGLRWCAAALLVGGVALTSLAPARAGTVHRPRKPTPSSVHLVDLPPSRGSRTGS, encoded by the coding sequence ATGCGCCCCGCCCACCTCGCCCTCGCCGTCCTCGTCGCCGCCGTCTGGGGCGTCAACTTCACCGTCATCGAGATCGGCCTCGGCCACTTCCCGCCCCTGCTCTTCTCCGCCCTGCGGTTCCTGGTGGCGGCCCTGCCCGCGGTCTTCCTCGTGGGCCGTCCCAAGGTGGCGTGGAAGTGGATCGTGGCGGTGGGTCTGGTGCTGGGCGTGGCGAAGTTCGGGCTGCTCTTCCTCTCGATGGACACGGGCATGCCGGCCGGCCTGTCCTCCCTGGTGCTGCAGATCCAGGCGGTGTTCACGGCGGCCCTCGCCTTCGCCGTCCTCGGCGAACGGCCCACCCCGCTCCGGATCCTGGGCATGCTGATCGCCCTCGCGGGGATCGGGGTGGCGGCCCTGGACGAGGGCTCCTCGGGACCGCTCGGCGCCTTCGCCCTGTGCGTCGCGGCCGCGGCCTGCTGGGGCGTCTCCAACGTCATCACCCGCAAGGCCGCCCCGCCGGACTCCCTGAACTTCATGGTCTGGGTGAGCACGGTCCCGGTCCTGCCCCTGCTGGCCCTCTCCCTCCTCACGGAGGGCCCGAGCCGGGACTACGACGCCCTGCGCGCCCTCGACTGGCAGGGCGCCGGCACCGTCGTCTACGTCGCCTGGGTCACCACGGTCTTCGGCTTCGGCGCCTGGGGCCGGCTGCTGCGCCGCCACCCCGCCTCCACCGTCGCCCCCTTCTCCCTCCTGGTCCCCGTGTTCGGCATGTCGTCCGCCGCCCTGTTCCTCGGCGAGCCGGTGAGCGGCCTGCGCTGGTGCGCGGCGGCCCTCCTGGTGGGCGGCGTCGCCCTCACCTCACTGGCACCGGCGCGGGCAGGGACCGTACACAGACCACGGAAACCCACCCCCTCTTCGGTCCATCTCGTGGACTTGCCCCCGTCGCGGGGGTCGCGCACGGGATCATGA